The Pedococcus dokdonensis region GCCGGTCGCGGTCCAGCACCGCCACCTCCAGCTGGGCCGCGGTGAGCATGCGGGCCGGGCCCCCGGAGGGGTCGGCCGGGTCCTGGCCGAGCAGCCCCACGGCGAGGCTGAGGGCATCGCCCAGGCTGAGACCGGGGCTCCAGCGGTCCTTCAGGCCGGACTCGATGGACTCGGCGGCGCCACCCATGGCGACGAACCCGAGCTCGTCGGCGACGGAGCCGTCATAGGTGAGCCGGTAGATCTGGTCCTCGTCGGCGGTCGAGCCGACCTCGGCCACGACGATCTCGACCTCGTACGGCTTGGACTCCTGGGTGAAGACCGTGCCGAGGGTCTGGGCGTAGGCGTTGGCCAGGCCGCGAGCAGTCACGTCGCTGCGGTCGTAGGAGTAGCCGCGCAGGTCGGCATACCGGACACCGGCGACCCGCAGGTTCTCGAACTCGTTGTACTTGCCCACTGCGGCGAAGGCGATGCGGTCGTAGATCTCCGAGACCTTGTGCAGCGCCCGCGAGGGGTTCTCGGCGACGAAGGCGATGCCCTTGTCGTAGCCCAGCACCACCACCGAGCGGCCCCGGGCGATGCCCTTGCGGGCGTAGTCGGCCCGATCCTTCATGAGCTGCTCGGGCGAGACGTAGAACGGCATGGACGTCATCGCGCACCCCCCGGGTTGCCCTGGCGGGCGGCGATGACTTCCTCGACCACCGCACGCAGCTCCTCGTCGGAGACGAACCGGACGCCCTCGACGCCCACCACGGCCACCGTCGGCCAGATCCGGCGTCCCACGTCGGGCCCCCCGGTGGCGGAGTCGTCGTCGGCGGCGTCGTAGAGCGCCTCGATCGCCACGCTGACCACCTGGTCGGCCGTCAGGCCCGGGCGCCAGACCTTCTTGAGAGCACCCCGCGCGAACAGCGAGCCGGAGCCGACGCTGTGGTGGTCGTGCTCCTCGTAGCAGCCGCCGGTCACGTCGTAGGAGAAGATCCGGCCCAGCTGGCGGTCGAGGTCGTAGCCGGCGAAGAGCGGCACCACCGACAGGCCCTGCATGGCCATGCCGAGGTTGCCGCGGATCATGGTGGCGAGCCGGTTGGCCTTGCCCTCCAGGGAGAGCAGCGTGCCCTCGATCTTCTCGTAGTGCTCGAGCTCGACCTGGAACAGCTTGACCAGCTCGATCGCGATCCCCGCGGTCCCGGCGATGCCGACGGCCGAGTACTCGTCGCCGGCGAAGACCTTCTCCATGTCGCGGTTGGCGATGAGGTTGCCCATGGTCGCGCGGCGGTCGCCCGCCATCACCACGCCGCCGTCGAAGGTGGCCGTCACGATGGTGGTGCCGTGCGGAGCCTCGAGGGTGCTGCCGGTCGGCAGCGTCCGGCGCGACGGCAGCAGGGACGGCGCGTGCGCGCCGACGAACTCGGTGAACGAGGAGGAGCCCGCGGACAGGTATGCCGCCGGCAGCCTGCCCGCGTCGGCGCCAGTGGTCACTGGCCGCCCTTCTGGACGAAGCCCCGGACGAACTCCTCCGCGTTGGACTCGAGCACGCCGTCGATCTCGTCGAGGACGCTGTCGATGTCGGAGTCGAGGTTCTCCTTGCGGGCCGTGGCCTCCGGGGCCGCAGGAGTCGGCTCCGGCGCCTCGTCAGGGGCGTCGTCGCGACGCTGTGGCCGGCTCTGCTCTTGGCTGGGCATTGGCGTGACCCTCTCGTCGTGGCCCTGGTGCTGAGGACCCTCGTGCTTGAACCTAGTCCGAACCTATCCCGATGCGGACGCCAACTCACGCAACAGCGTGGCTGCGTCCGGACTGCGGTCGAGGAGCGGACCGACGGTCGCCCTCGTGCCGCGCAGCGGTTCGAGCATCGGGACCCGCTGCAAGGACGGTTGTCCGGGGATGTCGAAGATCACCGAGTCCCACGAGGCGGCCGCGATCTGGTCGGGGTACTTCTCCAGGCACTTGCCGCGGAAGTACGCCCTGGTGTCGACCGGGGGCTCGTGGACGGCATCCAGCACGGTCTCGGTGGAGACGAGCTCCTCGAACCGCCCGGCCGCCCGGAGCTTGTGGAAGATCCCGCGATCGGGGCGCACGTCGGACCACTGGATGTCGATGGCCCGCAGCCGCGAGTCGGACCAGTCCAGCCCGTCGCGCTCGATGTAGCCCTGGAGTACCTGCTGCTTGGCCACCCAGTCGAGCTCACGGGAGGCCTCCATCGGGTCGCGCTCGAGCTTGTCGAGGACCGTGCCCCACCACCGCATCACCTCTGCGGTGTCGTCATCGGGCGCACCGGCATACCGCGACTCCAGGTAGCGCTCGGCGAGTCCGTGGTAGCGCCACATCAGCTGCACGGCAGTCAGCTTGGTGCCGTCCCGCAGCTCGAGCAGAGCCGTGCAGGTGGGGTCGTGGCTGATGGTCTGCAGGGTCGCGACCGGCCGGGCGACCGTGAGGTCGGCATCGATCGCGCGGTCCTCGATCATCGCGAGCACCAGTGAGGTCATGCCGAGCTTGAGCAGGTTGGCGACGTCGCAGTGGTTGGCGTCGCCGATGATGACGTGCAGCCGCCGGTAGAGGTCGGCCACGGCGTGCGGCTCGTCACGGGTGTTGATGATCGGCCGCTTGAGGGTGGTCTCGAGCCCGACCTCGACCTCGAAGAAGTCGCTGCGCTGGCTGAGCTGGTAGCCCGCCGTGCGGGAGTCCACCCCGATGCCGACCCGGCCCGACCCGGTGACGACCTGGCGAGCGACGAAGAACGGCACGAGGTGCCGCACGATGTCGGTGAAGGGGGTCTCGCGGCGCATCAGGTAGTTCTCGTGGGTGCCGTAGGACTGCCCCTTGCCGTCGGTGTTGTTCTTGTAGAGGTTCACCCCCGGGGGCACCTGCGACAGCCGTCGCACGGACTCCGCCATGATCGCCTCGCCGGCCCGGTCGAAGGCGACCGCCGCCCGCGGGGTCGTCACCTCGGGCGAGGAGTACTCCGGGTGGGCGTGGTCGACGTAGAGACGGGCGCCGTTGGTGAGGACGACGTTCGCGAGGGTCGGGTCCTCCTCGTCGGTGAGCTGGCTCGGATCGGCGACGCCGCGCCCCATCTCGAAGCCGCGGGCGTCGCGCAGCGGCGCCTCGTCGGCGTAGTCCCACGAGGCGTGTGCCGCCCGGATCCCCTGCGCCGAGGCGTAGGCGTTGACGACCTGTCCCGACAGGATCATCGGGTTGGCGGCGGGGTCCCCGGGCACGGAGATGCCGTACTCGGTCTCGATCCCCATCACCCTGCGGACGGTCATGCCACTCCCGCGCTCATGCACTCACCCTAGGTGAGAGAGTGACGGACCATGCGGCACTCCCCCTTCGCGCTCTACCCGCGCACTGCGCTCATCTCGGCCCTCCTCGACGGCGGGCTGCGCAAGCCGGTCGAGCGACAGACCCTCGAGGAGATCCGCGCCGAGCGTGGGACGGTGACCCCGGACCGCCCGCCGTTCTCCTGGGTCACCGGTGCGGTCGACCGGTCGGTGGGGATCACCTACGGCACCGCGCCGGCCCGTGACGGCTACGAGATCCCGTTGCGCCTCTACCGACCGCGCGCCGTGCGCGACACCGAGGTCGACGTGCCGGTCATCGTCTTCCTGCACGGCGGCGGCTTCGTGCGCGGCAACGTCGTGAGCTACGACCCCTTGTGCACGTTCCTCGCCGCGCAGGTGCGAGCCGTCGTCGTGAGCGTCGACTACCGGCTTGCCCCCGAGCACCCGGCACCGACTGCCGCCCTCGACGCCACCGACGCGACCGCCTGGGTGGCGTCCCA contains the following coding sequences:
- the prcA gene encoding proteasome subunit alpha — translated: MTSMPFYVSPEQLMKDRADYARKGIARGRSVVVLGYDKGIAFVAENPSRALHKVSEIYDRIAFAAVGKYNEFENLRVAGVRYADLRGYSYDRSDVTARGLANAYAQTLGTVFTQESKPYEVEIVVAEVGSTADEDQIYRLTYDGSVADELGFVAMGGAAESIESGLKDRWSPGLSLGDALSLAVGLLGQDPADPSGGPARMLTAAQLEVAVLDRDRPRRTFRRIGGALLDALLSTDDPTSDAPSEDDPTPGRHDTLTGEGSPRDDATNPQTQRPEQGPDQPSGGADGQQPGQQPGPDLDSRSDG
- the prcB gene encoding proteasome subunit beta, yielding MTTGADAGRLPAAYLSAGSSSFTEFVGAHAPSLLPSRRTLPTGSTLEAPHGTTIVTATFDGGVVMAGDRRATMGNLIANRDMEKVFAGDEYSAVGIAGTAGIAIELVKLFQVELEHYEKIEGTLLSLEGKANRLATMIRGNLGMAMQGLSVVPLFAGYDLDRQLGRIFSYDVTGGCYEEHDHHSVGSGSLFARGALKKVWRPGLTADQVVSVAIEALYDAADDDSATGGPDVGRRIWPTVAVVGVEGVRFVSDEELRAVVEEVIAARQGNPGGAR
- a CDS encoding ubiquitin-like protein Pup, with the protein product MPSQEQSRPQRRDDAPDEAPEPTPAAPEATARKENLDSDIDSVLDEIDGVLESNAEEFVRGFVQKGGQ
- the dop gene encoding depupylase/deamidase Dop; protein product: MTVRRVMGIETEYGISVPGDPAANPMILSGQVVNAYASAQGIRAAHASWDYADEAPLRDARGFEMGRGVADPSQLTDEEDPTLANVVLTNGARLYVDHAHPEYSSPEVTTPRAAVAFDRAGEAIMAESVRRLSQVPPGVNLYKNNTDGKGQSYGTHENYLMRRETPFTDIVRHLVPFFVARQVVTGSGRVGIGVDSRTAGYQLSQRSDFFEVEVGLETTLKRPIINTRDEPHAVADLYRRLHVIIGDANHCDVANLLKLGMTSLVLAMIEDRAIDADLTVARPVATLQTISHDPTCTALLELRDGTKLTAVQLMWRYHGLAERYLESRYAGAPDDDTAEVMRWWGTVLDKLERDPMEASRELDWVAKQQVLQGYIERDGLDWSDSRLRAIDIQWSDVRPDRGIFHKLRAAGRFEELVSTETVLDAVHEPPVDTRAYFRGKCLEKYPDQIAAASWDSVIFDIPGQPSLQRVPMLEPLRGTRATVGPLLDRSPDAATLLRELASASG